The window ACAGTTGCAGACAACATAAGATATGGGCCGCAATTGAAAGGAAAGAAACTAAGAGATGAAGAAGTGCACAAGTTGCTTACCTTTGCTGATCTTGATTCCTCATTTTTTAATAAACAGGGAAGTGAACTTTCAGTTGGTCAAGCTCAAAGAGTTGCACTTGCTAGAACATTAGCCAATGAGCCCGAGGTAAACCAatgtattatgtattatatatactttaacattataaaattataaaagaaTGAAGACCAATTTCTGAATTAACTTCGTCTTATTTACAGGTTTTGCTCTTAGATGAGCCAACAAGTGCGTTGGATCCAATATCGACACAGAACATAGAAGATGTGTTGGTGAAGTTGATGAGTAGAGGGATGACAGTTATTATGGTTTCTCACAGCATCAAACAAATTCAAAGGATTGCAGATGTTGTTTGTCTTCTTGTTGGTGGTAAAATTGTTGAAGTTTTAAGGGCCGAACAGCTCTCTGAAGCTAAGCATCCTATGGCAAGAAGGTTTCTTGAACTCAGCTCTTAAATATGTTTTCAATTTTTTGTTTTTCTGAATTGGGATATAAAACTAATATCCGCGTAACTGTGTTAATCAGAATATGTATACCTCTTTAAGCGTATAATCAGTGGTTGTTTGTATGCATCTGTATTTGTTCTCATACCCACAAATTTAGTCGTTGCATGTTAACACGAaaatcaaggttgtaaaagtcgcgaatcAGGGACGAGTCGGTCGGGACCTTGGAGGGATGAGTCGTTCGAGTCGGGGACACGATGGGCATTGACCAACATTGATTTTTAGTCGGGGAAGCACTGTGATGAATGATAATCGTGTCATTCAGCAGATGTGTGTGATGAATGATAATCGTGTCATTCATCAGAGGTGTGTGATTGATTCTATTTTGCCTCTTCCTCAGAGAAAGACGATGATAATCGTGTCATTTAAAATTAGTGATCAACATTAGGTAAAAATCAACAGCAAAATTTGGTGGAGAAATTGACGTACCTGGAATTGGAAGATGGTGCCGCCGATCAGGACTACTAGGAATAAATTATGAAGATACAGAGTATTTTTAAtgatatatgtacgtgtataattttACATAAATAAAGCCCAGATAGATAGAGGTGTTTGAGACGATGAAGATACATCCAAAGATATTGAAATCTATGTATTTTTATTAAAGGTTACTTTTGTAGACTTTAGAATTTTGCCGCTggtaaaaataacttaaaaacaaTTGCCATTTCGACCATCTTAATTTATATTTATGTCAAATGTCAATAGTAAAGCGTCTAATCATTATCCACCATTAATCATCTCCTTTTTTCCACCTTCAACAGCAAAAACTACCTCTCtaaaaaccatttttttttttttttttgggtaagcaaGTAAACCCTCTTATGAATGAGCACATtgactcccccatagaaggtaaaacctcgggtaatcaagtctctcgagcgcgagacctggtacagggtgaattgcgcattatgtgcaccctctagtcacactccctttttgaacaatttggcatagttaggatttgaacccgggtggtgtgcttcattgggcaactcggtggccactcaggcaagcctgaatggttTCTCTAAAAACTTTTCTCCATCTTCTCTCTAAAAAACAACCGAAACCcttatttttcttttgttttccggCGTCATCTCTATTCTTCTCAGATCGTCACGCAGGTTTGTAGTCCTTCTGCTGCTCCTCTCTCCGACCACCGGCATCTCGTCGGTGGTTTGGATTTTTCTTGCTTTCCGTTCTTAATAAGGTACTCTCCGTCCTTCTTCCATTTCCGGCGTATTGTGGGCGACTATGTCTCCTCCGACTACTCCTCCGACGTCCATGCGACGAATCCGAGCTTTTCTTGCTCGGGTTCTGGGTGTCTCGGGTGTGTTTGGGTTGGATGGCGTTGGTTACGTCGTCTGGTACTTCCTCTTTCCCTCGCCGTCGTGGTGTCTCCTCTGATGAGGTGGTAGGCGGCGAGTTCCGGTGGAACTCTACTTCCCCTTTTTTGGTTGGACGTTGTGTTTGGAGGGGGTTTTGGAGGTTGTTGTAGTTGGTGACAgtggtgtgtgtgttttgtgtgaaatCCGGCGGTTTTCCGGTGGTCTTCTTCCACCGGCGGTGATGGGTGTTGGTGGCTACTGTTGGCGGCTTTAGGTGGTATTTACGGTAGTGGCTGGTTTCCAGGTGGTCGCGGGAGGTGGCTTATGGTGGTGAGTTGCGGTTGGTATTCACTCGGTGGTGCTGGTGGTTGCTAGCTGTAATTGGCCGTTGTTTGTTCGTCCTTTTGGGACCGGGGGTTTGTAAATGTCGTTTAGAAAATTGGCAAAGATGACTGGTTCCTTCATGGTTTGATTCGACTCTTGGTTCTGCTCGGTAGTTGCTGGTTTGGTTCATTCACTCCATTTTTCTCGTCATCGGGTCTTTTGAGGGTTCGATGTTATTGCCGGCGTTGTCGAATTAGTTGACTTCGGTAAAAAGGCCTCGAGTTAAGTGTCCTTGGGTTGCCCGATCATTGGTTTAGATTTGCGGTTTCTGAGAAGTGTTGTTGCGGGGTTGAATACCGGATCATGTTTATGTGTTTGTGTTTTAGGCTTAGGTTTGGTGGGTTGTGTTTGTTTGACTTTGCAGTTGTAATTCTTATAGCGCTTATGTGTCGTTCATATTGTTTAGAACGAACATAGTTTCTCTAGAGATCGTTATGATCTGTTTAATGTTGTACCACCGGAACCTCggttcttttatatatatacatattacggagtaatatttttgccaaaaaaaaaaaaacgtaaagcgTCTATTAATATTAATCAAGTAAACAACAACCGTTAATTTATTGGTCATTTGTTTGTCATTTAGAACTTAAACTGAATTTCAGGTAGgtttaaaactcatgaaaatttaattctaccattttcatgacgtctcacatttttttttatagtttttctTTAAACCTACTTATTGGTCGGATGTCCATttgaaagcaatctctctatctaCAAAACATTGAGAGGGAGAACTTTCTCTGCGTTTCATTTTGAGTGAAGatgatttttctttattttatgataggagaaagattgtctacatcttactctCACCATAGGCTACTTTTGTGGGATTGAATTTTGTTTTTGTTATTGCACTGGTAAAGATAAAGAGTTATATACAAATATACAATCTGCtttattatgtttatttattttatCGGGAAAAATGTTTTTATTCTATGTTATATTCAAATAAAGTTTTTTTATGGGTATAAATTTGAAATGTTATTACGGAGTGaaaattaacaataacaatattttgTGATATTGATTTGAAATTggatgcagattttgaaaaacttTAACCAATAAGAATTATATCACATTTTTTGTAATCTTTAATCATTACTAATTACTACAGAGCATTACTATCTTCGTCTCATTTAATAGTCCAAGACAAAAAACATACAGTTTATTAAATGTCATCATCACtttgtatttatta of the Rutidosis leptorrhynchoides isolate AG116_Rl617_1_P2 chromosome 5, CSIRO_AGI_Rlap_v1, whole genome shotgun sequence genome contains:
- the LOC139850680 gene encoding ABC transporter I family member 17-like isoform X1 produces the protein MDKFQAFHRTDSAREHLLSLNGEINGSESKIEVKGLTRSLDKGITILENVSLEIPKGQIMGIIGPSGSGKSTLLRSLNRLWEPPSGTVFLDGKDITGIDVLELRRKVGMLFQLPVLFEGTVADNIRYGPQLKGKKLRDEEVHKLLTFADLDSSFFNKQGSELSVGQAQRVALARTLANEPEVLLLDEPTSALDPISTQNIEDVLVKLMSRGMTVIMVSHSIKQIQRIADVVCLLVGGKIVEVLRAEQLSEAKHPMARRFLELSS
- the LOC139850680 gene encoding ABC transporter I family member 17-like isoform X2, which codes for MDKFQDSAREHLLSLNGEINGSESKIEVKGLTRSLDKGITILENVSLEIPKGQIMGIIGPSGSGKSTLLRSLNRLWEPPSGTVFLDGKDITGIDVLELRRKVGMLFQLPVLFEGTVADNIRYGPQLKGKKLRDEEVHKLLTFADLDSSFFNKQGSELSVGQAQRVALARTLANEPEVLLLDEPTSALDPISTQNIEDVLVKLMSRGMTVIMVSHSIKQIQRIADVVCLLVGGKIVEVLRAEQLSEAKHPMARRFLELSS